CTGCACGGCCCGGCAGCACCCGCACCGCCTCCAGGATACCGCCGCCCATCGAGGTGGCCGACTGCGGCTGGAGACGGTCGAGCGCCTCGTAGAGAGCGGTCCTGTCGGTGCCGGGCGGCAGCAACACGGTGCCGTACTCGCTGAACGCCACGAGCCCAATCCTGGTCGAGCGGGGCACGATCTCCGCCAGCGCCCGGGCAGCCCTTCGTGCTGCCTCCAGGCGCGTCGGCTGTGCGTCGGTGGCGATCATGCTCTTGCTGGTGTCAACCGCGATCACAACCGCGGCGCGGTTGACCGGGATGGGCAACGCGGCCACTGGACGCGCCATTGTCACCGCCAGAAGCAGCAGCGCGATCAGGTAGCACGCGGTGGGGAGGGAGCGCTGCCAGCCCGGGGGGCGCACCACCAGTTGATCGAACAGACGTGCCTCAGCGAACTGCCCGGCGGCGCGTTGCTGCCGCCGGCCGAGGATCCGGTGCCCCCACCACAGAAGCGGGGCCAGGGCCAGCGCCCAGAGCATCAGCGGCCAGATGAACTCCACAGGCGCCTCCGCCGCCGCAGCACGAAATCCACAAGGGGATCCCCCAGCGTCGCGGCCGTGGACAACACGAGGTGGTCAACGCGGGCACGCCGAAACGCCGCGGTTACGCTTGCCCGGCGCGCGCTTACCAGCTCCTCGTGCGCAGAACGCACCCGCGCGTCGGACGTGTCAATCCAGCAATGCCGGCCGGTCTCGGGATCCCGCACCGGGATCAAGCCCACGTCGGGCAGGACCTCTTCCGCCGGATCGCGGATCCAGGCAGCGACCACGTCGTGCCGGCGTCCCAGCTCGCAAAGCGGCCTCTCCCAGCCATCAGGCGCGATGAAGTCCGAGATCACGAAGACAAGGTGCCGGCGGCGCAGCATTCCGGCCGCGGCATGGAGCGCGCCGGCAAGATCGGTCATCCCAGGTGGATCGGCCATCCCCGACACGGAGGGCCCGGCCTGCTGCAGGGAGTGCAGAATGCGCAGGGCATGGCGCCGGCCTGCACGGGGTGGGACCAGCGGCTGGCCGCGGCCCGGAAAGGCCACCGCACCGACCTTATCGCCGTGTCGCGCCACGATGTAGGCGGCGGTCCCGGCAAACTCGATCGCCAGATCGCGCTTGAGGCGGCGTCGGGTGCCGAACATCATCGAGGGAGAGAGATCCACGAGCAGCCAGGCGGTCAGTTCGCGCTCTTCGTGATACTGCCGGACGAAGATGCGATGCATCCGCGCGGTGACGTTCCAGTCTATGCGCCGGACCTCGTCGCCCGGCTGGTACTCCCTGACTTCGGCCAGATCCAGACTGGGCCCGTAGAAGATACCCCGGTAGTCGCCGAACAGGAAACCGTCCAGGCGACGCACGACGGTGAACTCCAGCCGCCGCAGCAACTGCTCAGGGGTCTCCAGCAACTCGACCGCCGGCACGGCCGGCTATTCCCCCCTGGAAAGCCCGCCCCCGGCTGCCGCGGTGCTCTGGGCCTCGTATGGATCCCCCAGTGCCAGGCGCGGTGCAGGTACGGCCGCGATCACCTGCTCCACCAGGGAGTCGGGTCCCACCCCGTCGGCCAGGGCCTCGTAGGAAAGGACCAGGCGGTGGCGCAGCACCTCAGGCGCTATGTCCCGTATGTCCTCCGGCATCACGTACTCCCGCCCCCGCAGCAGCGCCAGCGCGCGCGCGCCCAATACCATGTTGAGGGAGGCTCGCGGGCTGGCTCCGTAGGCGACGTAGCGGCGCAGTTGATCCAGCCCCACCTCGTCCGGGCGGCGGGTCGCGGTCGCGAGCGCCACGGAGTACTCGCGGATTCTCGCGTCGACGTAAACCGCGTCGGCGACCGCCTGCAGTTGGAGCAGTTCGGCGGCGCTGATTGCCGGACTCACTTCCGGGGGAGCGCCGCTCATCCGTTCGACGATCGTGATCTCCTCGTGTCGGCTGGGGTAGGTGATGACCACCTTGAACATGAACCGGTCTACCTGCGCCTCAGGCAGAGGGTAGGTTCCCTCGCTCTCGATCGGGTTCTGGGTGGCCATCACGAGAAACGGGTGCGGAAGGGGGAAGGTCTGCTTGCCGATCGTCACCTGCCCCTCCTGCATCGCCTCGAGCAGTGCTGACTGCACCTTAGCCGGGGCGCGGTTGATCTCGTCGGCCAGGACGAAGTTGGCGAAGACCGGACCCAGTTCCACGTCGAAGGCGCTGGTCTGCCGGTTGTAGATCCGGGTCCCCACCAGATCGGCCGGCACCAGGTCCGGCGTGAACTGGATCCGCTTGAACTCGCAGTCAATCGCCCGGGCGGCGCTCTTGATGGCCAGGGTCTTGGCCAGACCAGGAACGCCTTCGAGCAGGACGTGTCCCCGTGCGAGCAGCGCCACCAGCAGCCGCTCCAGCATCAGGTCCTGACCGACGATCACGCGCTTGACCTCGTAGAGCACCTTCCGCATCGTCGCGGAGGCCTGTTGGAACAGTTCCAGCGGCTTCGTCACCTGGCTCCTCCCTCTTGCTCGCGCACGCGCTACCGCCACGGTAGCACCGCCCCAAAAGGGGGTCAAGGCGAGTCGCGGCGAATCACACTGTGGTATGCGACGCTCGATTCTTCTTGCCGTGAAGCGAATCATCACCGGGATCTGCCTGCTCGCGGTGCTCTGCCTGTTCGCCGGGTTCTCCCTGCTTGCCCCTGCCCCGGCGCGCACGGCCGCCGCTCCTTCCGATGCGTGGCTGGTGGTCCCGGGACAGTCCATGGGCGCGCTGCGACTGGGCGTCCCGGCACGAACCCTCTATCAGACCGCAGGATGGGGACAGCCCGACCGCACGCACGCCGCAGGCTCCGTTTCGTACCTCTACTACGACCGCCAGCGCACCGCCGCCGGCGTGCGCGACGATCAGGTCGTGCTGATCCTCACCACGAGCGAGCGATACCGGACCGAGCGGGGAGTGGGCGTGGGCCAGCCCGCATCGGCCGCGGCGACGGCCTACGGCGCGCCATCGTCAGGAGGCGGCGACGAGCGGGTGCTCTGGTACGACGCCTTGGGGCTCGTGCTGGGAACGGGAAGCGGCACTGTCATCCGAATCGGGGTATTCGATCCAAAGGCCTTCGTGCGCGCGCTGCTGGCGGACGAGCGGCCTGCCCGAGACATCGTGCTCACCGCGCGGCCGCCCAAGTACGGCGCCGCGCCGGGTGCAGGTGCAAGTGGCAACGCCGGCGCGGGTGGCAGCGCCGGCGTGCAGGCGCGCTCGGCAATGGTGACCGTTACGCTCAAGAACTTCGGCCGGGGCGCGAAGGTCCTCAACCCCAACTTTTTCTCGCTCGCGGACCGCGATGGTGAAACCTATCGTTACGACCCGTCCTCGTTCCGGCAGGCAGATGCCTGCCGCTCAACGGTCTCGGTACGGCCCGGAGACACGGGGACTTGCTCGCTGGTCTTCGTGATTCCCGCAGGCCGCAGCGCCCGCACCATCGTCTTCAACGATGGCGCGAGCACCGACGAGTACTACTTCAACTAGTCTCTGCGACTTCCAGCCAGTTCGACTTCTGCGCTTTCAAGCCGGAGGCCAAGCGCGATGAAACGGTATCTCTCCAGTTTCCGCTCCAGGACTGCTCTTTCTATATCGAGCGGTTCGCGCCGGGAAGTGAAGAACCTATCCACTTCCTCTGCCAGGGCGATCGCCTGCTGAAAGCATGACTTGTGATGCTCTTCCGCTCCATGCACGTGACGCATCCCCTCATTCCACTGCGGCGTCGTAAGCGTGCCGGAGGCTGCGCAGTTGGTTAGGAACCTCATTATCAGGGCTTGTGCTTCCTTGATCGCCAAGCATTCGAGGTTCTTCTCATGCAGGCGCCGCGTCATGGGAGGCGGCGACATAGAAGAGAACCTGCGCCTCTCCCGCTGGGTCTTGTCTGCCAGTTCTGTCGCAGCAGCCGCCATTCCCGCGGCATCCTGGCGTCTCGCCGCCCCTTCCAGCTCTTTCACCAGCTTCTCCTGCCCAGCAAACCACTCTTCTCGCGGAATCGCCGCAAGGACGGATTGCCTGTATTCCTCGTTGAAGACTTGGATGCGCTGGTTGTACGCATTGACTTCCTGCCCAAGCCCCACCCGCAGATTCAGCGCCGCGGCGTCCTGAAGGTAAGGCCCCAGCGATCCAGTCAGGACCCCGGCGCTTTCCATCTTCGTCCGTCAACATCCAGGAGCATCTTTCCTGGTGGGTCTGAACCGTTGGACGCTTTTCAGAGAAGTCCACCGAAGTGTGCCAGTTCCCACCCCATTGGCTGTAGTTAGGCTGCAGAAGTCGCGATGGCTCGCGACCGCGCTGCTGGAGATCGAGCCCCGACTGCGGCGGCTGCGCGGGTATCGGGCGTTGCCACAGTTGCGCATCGCCCTCGAGACCGCTGTCATGCAGGGGAAGGAGGTGAGGGTAGCGTAATGAGCGCTGGGGGTTGCTCCCGGAAAATCAACTACCCTTGGGACACCCTCCGCGCAAGCGGGCGGCGCATTGGTGCTGTACCTACCAACTGTCGAACCCCGGCACTCTAGGGCCGCCAGAGCAGCTTGGGATCGAACAGGTCGCGGAGTCCGTCGCCAAGCAGGTTCAGCCCGAGGATGAACAGGATGATCGCGCCGCCCGGCGCAGCCAGCAGCCACGGGGCTGTCGCTAGGTAGGTGCGCGTCGTCGCCAGCATGTTCCCCCATTCGGGGGCCGGAGGTTGCACCCCCAGCCCCAGGAAACCCAGCGCGGTCACAGTCAGCATGGCGGTGCTGCCCATCAGTGTCGCGTAGACGATCACGCGGCCGGCGATGTTCGGCAGGATGTGCCGGCCGATCAGGCGCAAGGGTGTGGCGCCCAGTGCGCGGGCCGCCTCCACGTACTCCGCACCCGCGGTCGTCAGCACTAAGCTGCGGATCAACCGGGCCAGGGCCGGCGCGGTGGTCACGCCGACCGCAACGATGACGCTCTGCAGGCCGACGCCGAGCAAACTGACCAGCACTACCGCCAGCACCAGCGAGGGAAAGGTCAGCACAGCATCCGAGATGCCTATCAGCACCCGATCGGTCCTGCCGCCGGCAAATCCTGCCAGCAGCCCGACCGGCAGGGCAATCGCCAACGAGAGCAGCATTCCCAAGACCACGATCGACAGGTCGGCGCGGGCCGCAACGATCACGCGGCTGGCCAAATCTCTTCCCAGGTCGTCGGTCCCGAACCAGTGCGCCGCCGACGGCGGCCGCAGCGCGGTCAGCAGATCCAGCGCGTTCGGATCCTGCGGCGTGAGCCAGGGCGCGAAGAGCCCCACCAGCGCATACCCGGCCACCAGCACGAGACCCGCAGCGACGCTGGGCACCCGCACCAGCCGCATCGCACGCTTGCGGAGTGCAGAAAAGGGCGGCCGATGGAGCCGGGGGCCCCACGAATTCGCATCAGCAAATCCTTGGGGTGGCCTACGCGTAGCGGATGCGGGGATCGACGGCCGCATAGGAGAGGTCCACCAGCAGGTTGATGATCAGAAAGCCGGCCACGTAGAACAGCGTGATGCCCTGCACCAGGAAGTAGTCCCGCATCGATACCGCGCTGATCATCGCCTGCCCCAGTCCCTGGTAGGCGAAGAGCGTCTCCACCACGATCGAGCCACCCAGCAGATAGCCGGCCTGCAGCCCCACCATCGTGATGATGGGCACCAGTGCCGGCGGCAGCGCATGGCGGTAGAGCACCACACGGGCGGCCAATCCCTTGGCGCGCGCAGTGCGCACGAAGTCCTCGCCAAGGACCTCGATGACGTTGGCGCGGGTCGTACGGCTCACCAAGGCCACGAGGCGGGCAGCCACCGCGATCGTCGGCATCAGGAGGAAGGCCAGGCCGCCGGTGCCGGCCGCCGGCAGCCAGCGCAGCTTCACCGCGAGCACCTGCATTAGAATCATGCCGACGAGGAAGTTGGGAATCGACAGCGCTAGGATGGATGTTCCCATCACCACCTGCGCCAGCGCGCCGTGGGGCCGGACCGCGGCCGCCACGCCGGCCGGCACGGCCAGAGCCACCGTCAGCAGCAGGCTGGCGACCATGAGCGCAAGGGTCGGCCCCAGGCGACCGACCACGACCTTCGTCACCGGCTGCCGCAGGCTGAGCGAGGTGCCGAGATCGCCCCGGCTGAGGTCACGCAGAAAGACCAGGTACTGCAGCCATACCGGCCGGTCCAGGCCCAGGTCGCGGCGGATCGCCTCGACCTGGACCTGAGTCGCGGTTGGCCCGGCGACGATCACGGCCGGGTCGCCCGGTACGAGACGGAAGACGACGAAGATGAGCGTGATGACGCCCAGCGTCTGCGGAGCCAGTAGCAGCATGCGGCGCAAGGCAAACAGAGCCATCGGCGCGCACTCCCTAGTCCGTCTGGGCTATCCCTAACACCTTGCGGCATTCCCGGCCGGCCTACGGCTGGGCATTGCGCAGGACGGTGAAGATCACCGGCCAGACCTCAACGTTCTTGATCTCCTTCCGCTTGGCGACAATCACGTTCTCGGCGTAGAGCCACACCCAGGGCGCGTCGTTCCAGATGGTGCGGGCCGCCGACGCCAGGAATTGGCCACGCTTCGCCAGATCGACCGTCTGCTCCGCCTGGTTGAGCAACTTATCCACTCCGGGGTTGCTGTACCAAGTAAAGTTCCACTGTCTGGGGAGGGCGTCGCGGGTCGGATTACTCTCGTACAGCGCGCTAAGCTGATACCACCCGTCGGCGTTCGAAGGGTTAAACCCAAACAGCACCATGTCCCACGCGATCCGATCAGGTGGGACCCGAAGGAAGTCCCAGAAGGCAGCCGGCTCCACCCGGTTGATCGTCGCCCGCACACCGATCACGCGCAGGAAGTGCTGGAACGCCTGCGTCACCTCGATGTCTTTGGGTAGCATACCGATCGGCGTCAGGACCGAAATCTCAAACGCCTTCCCATCCTTGCGTACCACGCCGTCAGGTCCCGGGCGCCACCCGGCCTCAGCCAGCAAGGCCTTGGCTCGGTCCACGTCGTACGGCCATGCGCTGATCGGCGCGTAGCCGAAGGTAAACGGAGACAGCGGCGAGTCGATGGGTGTGGCGTAGTCCTTGAAGATGGCTTTGATGACCGGGCCGCGGTTGACGGAATAGTTGAAGGCGTGCCGCACGCGAACATCCTGGAAGAACGGCCGGTTCAAATTGAAGGCGAAGCCGAACGTCCGCAGGGCCGGCTGCGCAATCACCTCGACGTTGGGATTCCTCTGCAGCTCCGCCACGTTCTCCGGTGGCACAGCGTTGATGATATCGGCCCTCCCGCCCACCAGCAGCGCAATGCGAGTGGTGGGATCGGGTATGTGCCGCATGATGATTTGGCTGAAACCGGGTCGGCCGCCCCAGTAGTGGTCGTTGCGCCGGAGCACCAGCTCCGTACCCACATCCAGCCGCTCGAACGCGTAGGGGCCGGTCCCCACCGGCGCCCGTCCGAAGCCATCACCGAGCCGGCGAACAGCTGTCGGGCTCACAATCCCGCCGGAACCGTGCGCCAACGTATTTAGCAGCGCGCCATATGGCTTCCGGGTTGAAATCTCAACGGTGAAGTCGTCCACCTTGCGGACACTGGAGATCGGATCCCACAGGACTCGGTTCGACCGGTTGGTCCCGGGATCGATCTGCCGTTGGATGTGGAAGACCACCGCGTCGGCGTTGAACGGTGTGCCGTCGTGGAAGGTGACCCCTCGACGCAGGCGGAAGGTCCAAGTCAGATCGTCGCGCGATACCGACCACTCGGTGGCCAGCTGAGGGACGATTTGCATCTTGTTGTTGAAGCCCGCTAGGTTGTCGTAGACGAGGAACATCGGTTCGTACCCGGCGGGATAGACGGTACCGACGGCCGCGCTCGCCGTGTCCATGGAGGTCACCGGAACGTTCTGCGCGTAGACCAGCGGACGGTCAACCTGGGCGCCGGCCGAGACCGATCCCAGCAACACCGCCGCGATGGCGAACCTGAATGCCGCACGAAGCTTCATACCAATCCCCCCTTGACCTCCGATTCTTCCCTACGCGACGCTCTCTCCCTGATGTGCTCCACAAGTGCCTGGCTCTGCGCGAACAGTGCGGGCTGGCCGCCCGTGTGGATGAAGACGACCGTGGCGCCCTGAGGGACCAAGCCGCGGTGGATGTGGTCGATCATGCCTGCAGCGGCCTTGCCCGTGTAGACCGGATCGAGCACGAGGCCTTCCCGCCTTGCGAAGGCTAGGATGGCGTCCAGGCCTTCGGGCGTAGGAACGCCGTACCGCGGGCCGATGTAGTCCCGCGAGGCTTCGACCTCACCTGGTGAGACGGCAATCGGCAGCCCGAGGAGAGCCGCGGCGTCCGTCGCGATTCGGGCCGTGCTCTCCCAGGGATCTTCATTGCTGGTGGATGCGATACCGACAACCCGAACCGGGAGGCCCAGTGCCTTCTTCGCCAGCATCAGCCCGGCGAGTCCCTTCCCCCCCGAAGAGACATAGATGTGCTCGGGGCGGCGGCCATGCGGTTCGAGGAGCTCCTGGATCTCCAGGAAGTTCTCGACTGTCGCCAGCGCGGCTGCCCGGGCAAACATCTTCCCGTGGTTGAGGCTGAACGGGCGGCGGCCCCTGGCGCGCAGTTCATCCACCAGGTCCTGAACCGCGCGATCCAAGTCGTGATAGGTGGGAAGGTCGAGGATCCGCACCTCGGCTCCGAGAACAAGGTCGCACAGCAGGTTGCCCTGGACATCGACGTCGGCCCTGCCCCGCAGCACTAGCACCATGGGCAGCCCGAGCATGTTGGCCGCTGCGGTCGTCTGCCGCGCCGAGTTTGAGGTGGCCTCAACCCCGAAGACGAGGATGTCGGCGCCTGACGCGATCGCCTCGGCCATGCGCCACTCGAGATTGCGCATCTTGTTCCCGCCGAACGCAGGGCCGGTCAGGTCGTCCCGCTTGACCCACAGGTCGACACCGAGGTCACGCGAGAGGTTGGGACAGTGCTGAATTGGCGTGGGGAGTAAAGCCAGGCGCACGCGCGGGACCGCTGCGATGCGGCGTCTGAGATCGGCCATCTCCTGCACCATCGTGGCCACGGTCTCTACCCTCCTAGATCGCCAGCCAAGGGTAGCGCGGCTCCTTGTACAAACGGCCGAAGTCGATGCCACTCTGCACCATGAACCCCAGCAGTTCAACGAAGTCGCCGTGCACTCTGGCCGGGACTGCATCGGTGCCGGGGTCAAGAAGCCCCGGGCCGTCGTTGTTGGCCTCCGCCGCTGCGCAGAGGTCGTGTATGCGATAGTCTACGTCCCGCGAATGGAGCACCTCTCGGCGGTCCAGCAGAAGCCCCAGAGCAGCGGCGATGCCATACGCGCCCCAATTGGAGATCGCCGAGATTATGAGATGGTCAGGGAGGAACGCCGGCACGACGGAGCCGCCACAAGGACACTTGCACTCCGCCGCGTAAGGAACCATGGATACCACTGCATTCCGGATGAGCCCGCAACCTAGCTCGTTTCCACCATCGCCAATACCAAGAGTGTAGATACCTGAGGCTCTGCCACGTTCAAACAGCACGTCAACCTTCGCACAATGCTCGGTCAGTCGGAATCCTTTGGCACCGTGGTAGTGCCCGTGCTCGTTGGCTCCGGGACGCTCAATTGCGATCAGCGCCTTGGGCCGCGCTTGGTCCAGCAATCGGTCGGCGGTGTGAATGGCCTCGGCGGGGTCGGTTGGAAATGCCAAGACCGCAGCGGTCGTCGGTAGCCGCAGGGCATCGTCGAGATCGCGTGCATACAGCCCGGCACCCCGGATCGCAGCGCGGCACATCCCTAAGTGAATCTCCTCCGTGACGATGACTGGCCTGGCCGCCAGGCCCAAGACCAGGGCGCGGGCCAGCGCGCCGGCACCGACCGGCCCGTCCTGCTCACCCGAGAACCAGGGATAGGTGGGCAGGCCTGTTGCAATCACGACAACGTCGCCTGGTCCCACCCGGTCCTGCAGGCGCTGGGCGGCGGTCAGGCACAGCGGGCCGTCTTGGACAGCCCTGGCGGCGAGGTAGAGGTCGCGCACCACGCCACGCCCTGTGATCTCGATCGAACAGAGGCTGTCAATTGCCTCACCCATCTTGTGTAGTTTCTCATCACTTCCCGCCACGGCTCGCCTCCCTTGCCGCCGTCCTTCGATCCAGCGGTGTCTCAGGTTCCACCACGAAGGCAAATGAATACCGGTCAGGTCGAAACCAGGCACGCACGAACTGCGCAGGCTGCCCGCCTGCCTGGACAGCGAACTCGGCGACTAGCAGGGGAGCGCCCGGCCGCAGATCAAGTAGTCGCGCCTCCTCGCGGCCTGCCGCGCGGGCGCCGATCCGCACCCGCGCCCGATCTACCTCAAGCTGCTGTTCCCGTGCGAGTCTAACGAGAATGCCTGGGACCACATAGTCGCGGGGTCGCAGCCGCGATGCCCAAGATCGAAGGATGTAGCGGTTCTCGATCCACAGCGGCCGCCCACTGGCGGTCCCTCGCCGATGGAGCCACAGCACGTCAGAACCGGCGGGAAGACACAGTGCTTCCGCGACGTCCGCTGGCGGCTTTAGCCAGTCGTGCCGCAGCACCCGCACCTCAGGCACGAATCCACTGCGTCGGATGTCATCCTCAAATCCCATCAGATCGACCGGGTCGCGCTCGATCCTGAACTCGTGCGACCGCAACGAGTTCACGAATGTCCCGCGGCCGGAGACGCGGTATATTAGACCCTCCTGCACCAAGCGTTCCATAGCCCGCCGGACCGTGATCCGACTAACATCAAAGCGGCGGACGAGGTCCCCCTCGGTCGGCAGCCGTACCCCCGCAGCATACCGGCCCGCAGCCACCTCGTCGCGGAGTACGGACTCCACCTGGTAGTAGAGAGGAATCGGCGATCGGCGAGAAATCGCATTCGTCATAACAATATATCTTTCTGTCTCCAGACCAGAACTCCTGCCCAGGATCTCAGATCTCCTGACATCCCCCCTCGCTCTCGCTGAAGTGAATGATTAGGCCGTCGCCGGCGGCTCTGCGACCTCGTAGTGCAGGCGGTAGTTGGTCTCTGGGAAGCAGGGATCGAGGGCGTTGAGCTCGGCGCACAGGGCGCGGAACCCCGTCTCCGGGGAGGGGCCATCCTGCGAGGGCCTCCGTGCGGGCACCGAAGACGGTCGGGTACACCCTAACACTCCTGAAGGCCATCTTCACGGACGCTATCGCGCACGGGCACTTGGACCAGAATCCGGCCGCAGGAGATCGACCGACTGTTGCGGACCCCGGAGGAACCCTGGCGCAACCTCTACCTCGTCGCCATTCACACCGGCCTCCGGCGGGGCGAGCTGTTGGCGTCGCGCTGGAGTAACCTCGACCTGGAACAGCGTCGCCTGTACGTGCGGCGCAGCCTCGGGCGCATCCGCTATGGGAAGAACACCGTGGTGCGAGAGGCGGCGCTGAAAACCCGTTCCTCCCGTCGGACGGTGGACGTCTCTCCTACCGTGGGAGAAGCCCTGCTGGCGCTACCGGCCGGGGATGACCCCGAGCGGGACTTCGTGTTCAGGTCCCAGACCGGCGGCCCGGTTGACCCCGACAACGTGGACCGGGCGCTCAAACGCCACCTGACCCTGGCCGGGCTGCCGCCGATTCGGTTTCATGACCTGCGGCACACCCACGCCAGCCTGCTGATCGCCGCCGGTGTTCACCCGAAGGCGATTCAGGCCCGGCTGGGGCACTCGTCCATCACGGTCACCATGGACCGCTACGGGCACCTGATGCCGTCGGCCTTCGAGGGGGTCGGGGAGCGGCTAGACGCCCTGCTTCAAGGCACCGGCAAGGCACCAACCGCTGCAGGAAGCACGAACGCAGGTCCGGCCCGAAGGCTGGAACCCGCGTCCCTCTTGCTTCCTTGATGGTCGGGGCGGCCCGATTTGAACGGGCGACCTTCTGGTCCCAAACCAGACGCGCTGCCAAGCTGCGCCACGCCCCGACAGGGCGATCGTATCAGAGGCCTTACGGCACCGTCAACGAACCCGTGAAATCTCCGCGCCGGCCTACCGTCCCAGGCTGAACGGCCACGGCAGCGGAATCGCCAGAAGCATCAGGGCCGACCCCAACAACGCCATGTTCTTCATGAAGTTGACCATCTCCATCGTCCTCGTCGAGGGGTCCTGGACCGCCCAGAAGTTGTGCATCTGGAACGAGACTGGGACGAAGAAGATCGCCAGCGCCAGCACCCCGAGCTCGGGCCGAATGCCGAGAAGGATCGACAGCCCGCCGATCAGCAGGAGGACGCCCGTCA
The nucleotide sequence above comes from bacterium. Encoded proteins:
- a CDS encoding DoxX family membrane protein — translated: MDTAFLIGRIIVGMYYLMNAYNHFSKLEMMSGYAASKGVPSPKLLTALTGVLLLIGGLSILLGIRPELGVLALAIFFVPVSFQMHNFWAVQDPSTRTMEMVNFMKNMALLGSALMLLAIPLPWPFSLGR
- a CDS encoding GntR family transcriptional regulator, with translation MTNAISRRSPIPLYYQVESVLRDEVAAGRYAAGVRLPTEGDLVRRFDVSRITVRRAMERLVQEGLIYRVSGRGTFVNSLRSHEFRIERDPVDLMGFEDDIRRSGFVPEVRVLRHDWLKPPADVAEALCLPAGSDVLWLHRRGTASGRPLWIENRYILRSWASRLRPRDYVVPGILVRLAREQQLEVDRARVRIGARAAGREEARLLDLRPGAPLLVAEFAVQAGGQPAQFVRAWFRPDRYSFAFVVEPETPLDRRTAAREASRGGK
- a CDS encoding site-specific integrase — translated: MRPQEIDRLLRTPEEPWRNLYLVAIHTGLRRGELLASRWSNLDLEQRRLYVRRSLGRIRYGKNTVVREAALKTRSSRRTVDVSPTVGEALLALPAGDDPERDFVFRSQTGGPVDPDNVDRALKRHLTLAGLPPIRFHDLRHTHASLLIAAGVHPKAIQARLGHSSITVTMDRYGHLMPSAFEGVGERLDALLQGTGKAPTAAGSTNAGPARRLEPASLLLP